In Micromonospora sp. NBC_01813, the following are encoded in one genomic region:
- a CDS encoding TIGR03085 family metal-binding protein: protein MARFAQMERQALADLFLAVGPDAPTINEGWTTRDLAAHLVVRERRPDASPGIWLPVLRGYSERVRTELAARPFPDLVRMVRQPPVWSPLSNPITDELVNLMEFFIHHEDVRRAQPGWEPRDIPPGEQAALWKRVVGVSKLRLRRFTGAVRVVADGYGEVTTGTGGDPVLISAAPGELVMFLTGRQRVARVQIDCPAALEERLRNAGFGF, encoded by the coding sequence ATGGCGCGGTTCGCACAGATGGAACGTCAAGCCCTCGCCGACCTGTTCCTCGCGGTCGGTCCGGATGCTCCCACCATCAACGAGGGATGGACGACGCGTGACCTCGCCGCGCATCTGGTGGTGCGGGAACGCCGCCCCGACGCGAGTCCGGGCATCTGGCTGCCGGTGCTGCGCGGGTACAGCGAACGCGTCCGGACCGAGTTGGCCGCCCGCCCCTTCCCGGACCTGGTGCGGATGGTCCGCCAGCCGCCGGTGTGGAGTCCGCTGAGCAACCCGATCACCGACGAGCTCGTCAACCTGATGGAATTCTTCATCCACCATGAGGACGTCCGCCGCGCCCAGCCGGGCTGGGAGCCCCGCGACATCCCGCCGGGCGAGCAGGCGGCGCTGTGGAAGCGGGTCGTCGGGGTGAGCAAGCTGCGGCTGCGCCGGTTCACCGGCGCGGTACGGGTGGTCGCCGACGGCTACGGCGAGGTGACCACCGGCACCGGCGGCGACCCCGTACTGATCAGCGCGGCACCCGGTGAGCTCGTGATGTTCCTGACCGGCCGCCAGCGGGTCGCCCGGGTCCAGATCGACTGTCCGGCGGCGCTCGAAGAACGATTGCGTAACGCCGGCTTCGGCTTCTAG